A genomic stretch from Terriglobus sp. RCC_193 includes:
- a CDS encoding methylated-DNA--[protein]-cysteine S-methyltransferase yields MSLVKTSMSSPVGILRLVASDIGLVAVLWPEDDPKRVRLEEAREDDAHSVLRKAVAQLEEYFAGRRMVFDLPLEVRGTAFQKLVWEQLLAIPYGKTRSYGEIATRLGKPAASRAVGAANGRNPLSIVVPCHRVIGTSGALTGFAGGLEAKRILLELEGISMPGQKPLF; encoded by the coding sequence ATGAGCTTGGTGAAAACATCGATGTCATCGCCTGTGGGAATACTCCGGTTGGTAGCGAGTGACATTGGGTTGGTCGCTGTGCTTTGGCCTGAGGATGATCCGAAGCGTGTGCGTTTGGAAGAGGCACGCGAGGATGATGCGCACTCCGTATTGAGAAAGGCTGTAGCTCAACTCGAAGAATATTTTGCAGGGAGGCGCATGGTGTTCGACTTGCCGCTGGAGGTACGGGGAACCGCATTTCAGAAGCTGGTTTGGGAGCAGTTATTGGCCATTCCTTATGGGAAAACGCGCAGTTATGGTGAGATCGCGACACGTTTGGGAAAGCCTGCGGCCAGCCGCGCGGTGGGAGCAGCGAATGGACGAAATCCGTTGTCCATTGTGGTGCCATGTCATCGTGTGATCGGAACGTCCGGAGCACTGACGGGATTTGCCGGTGGGCTGGAGGCGAAGCGCATATTGCTGGAATTGGAAGGGATTTCGATGCCGGGGCAGAAGCCACTCTTTTAG
- a CDS encoding glycoside hydrolase family 172 protein — MRFVLPALLSSFIVLSASAQAVRGSVDLTHPQTYTLHRIGSMDPTGGNHDSIRVLPSTTATLMDVDGPGQISHLWVTISDSEKYFLKRVVLRIYWDGETSPSVEVPIGDFFGQNTGEYVDFESAVLNVGSSRALNSYFPMPFRKHARITIENQGKLPINSFYYNLEYRTGPNVADKDSLYFHAQYRQAIPNKGWTTDFYDNQDYRVNLKPNLDGKDNYTFLEASGKGHYVGLTLGVVQNQDGWWGEGDEMLFIDDMSKPTITGTGSEDYFLGAWDFGTHFAYQSNGAPLVGSELAGSHNLVYRFHLDSPVPFTKEFKGTIEHGHANHRSDNYYSVAYWYQTEPHAPFPELPSVETRLPTIYSTGGPGNGPQQNIAPPVAPAPIAQPGTISPPATPQSPIHPQ, encoded by the coding sequence ATGCGCTTTGTCCTACCTGCCCTGCTTTCGTCTTTCATTGTGCTGTCCGCTTCGGCTCAGGCAGTCCGCGGCAGTGTCGATCTAACGCACCCACAGACCTACACACTGCATCGCATCGGCAGCATGGATCCCACCGGAGGCAACCACGATTCGATTCGTGTGCTCCCGAGCACCACGGCAACTTTGATGGATGTCGATGGCCCCGGTCAGATCTCGCACCTGTGGGTTACCATCTCCGACTCCGAAAAATACTTCCTTAAGCGCGTCGTTCTGCGCATCTATTGGGACGGTGAAACCAGCCCCAGCGTCGAAGTCCCCATCGGCGACTTCTTCGGTCAGAACACCGGCGAATATGTCGATTTTGAATCTGCCGTACTCAATGTCGGTTCCAGCCGCGCGCTCAACAGCTACTTCCCCATGCCCTTCCGAAAGCATGCGCGCATCACAATCGAGAACCAGGGCAAGCTGCCCATCAACAGCTTTTACTACAACCTGGAATACCGCACCGGTCCCAACGTGGCCGACAAAGACTCGCTGTATTTCCATGCGCAATATCGCCAGGCCATTCCCAACAAAGGGTGGACAACCGACTTTTATGACAACCAGGACTATCGCGTAAACCTGAAGCCCAACCTGGATGGCAAAGACAATTACACCTTCCTCGAAGCCAGCGGCAAAGGCCATTACGTCGGCCTCACGCTGGGCGTGGTGCAGAATCAGGATGGCTGGTGGGGTGAGGGCGACGAAATGCTCTTCATCGATGACATGAGCAAGCCCACCATCACCGGCACCGGATCGGAAGACTACTTCCTCGGCGCATGGGATTTTGGGACTCACTTTGCTTACCAGAGCAACGGAGCACCGCTCGTCGGATCAGAGCTCGCCGGAAGTCACAACCTTGTCTATCGCTTCCATCTCGATTCCCCAGTTCCCTTCACAAAAGAATTCAAAGGCACCATCGAACACGGCCACGCGAATCACCGCTCGGACAACTACTACTCCGTTGCCTATTGGTATCAGACCGAGCCACACGCGCCATTTCCTGAGTTGCCTTCGGTAGAAACACGTCTACCCACGATCTATTCCACCGGCGGTCCTGGCAACGGTCCGCAGCAGAACATCGCACCGCCGGTAGCACCGGCACCCATCGCGCAGCCCGGCACCATCTCACCTCCGGCGACCCCGCAGTCTCCCATCCACCCACAATAG
- a CDS encoding aldose epimerase family protein, with amino-acid sequence MKMAVALLALGMIGTGMNAEVTKASFGTAKNGKPVEIYTLKSPGLQVKLITLGARIQAIDAPDRNGKFADIVLGHPQAASYQDDGGTYFGAVVGRYGNRIAKGQFKIDGQTYYVPINNNGQSLHGGTDGFDNRIWSAKEVADGVEFTLVSPDGDQGYPGTLTTHVTYTLHGHDLKIEYSATTTKPTVINLTNHSYFNLAGEGNGTILNHKIQINADRYTPVDKVLIPSGDLPAVAGTPFDFRTPHAIGERIEAKNEQLTIAGGYDHNFVLNGTAGALRTAAVVTDPSSGRTLTVKTTEPGVQFYTGNFIKDGEITGTGGKKYVRRGGFCLETQHYPDSPNHPAFPSTLLRPGQTYHTTTIFSFTK; translated from the coding sequence ATGAAGATGGCAGTGGCGCTGCTGGCGCTGGGGATGATCGGAACCGGTATGAATGCGGAAGTAACGAAGGCGTCGTTCGGAACGGCGAAGAACGGCAAACCCGTTGAAATCTATACGCTGAAGAGCCCGGGACTGCAGGTGAAACTGATCACGCTGGGCGCGCGCATTCAGGCGATTGACGCTCCAGACCGGAATGGCAAGTTCGCGGATATCGTCCTCGGACATCCGCAGGCCGCGAGCTATCAGGATGATGGTGGGACGTATTTTGGCGCGGTGGTAGGGCGCTACGGCAACCGCATTGCCAAGGGACAGTTCAAGATTGATGGCCAGACTTATTATGTGCCGATCAATAACAACGGACAGTCGCTGCACGGGGGGACAGATGGTTTTGACAATCGAATCTGGAGCGCGAAGGAAGTTGCCGATGGTGTGGAGTTCACGCTGGTTTCGCCTGATGGCGACCAGGGGTATCCCGGTACGCTGACCACGCATGTGACGTACACGCTGCATGGGCATGACCTGAAGATTGAGTACAGCGCCACGACGACCAAGCCGACGGTAATTAACCTGACGAACCATTCCTACTTCAACTTGGCGGGTGAAGGGAATGGAACGATTCTGAATCATAAGATTCAGATCAATGCCGACCGCTATACGCCGGTGGACAAGGTTCTGATTCCCTCGGGCGATCTGCCTGCGGTAGCGGGGACGCCATTTGATTTCCGTACGCCACATGCCATCGGAGAGCGGATTGAGGCGAAGAATGAGCAACTGACGATTGCGGGTGGTTACGATCACAACTTTGTGCTGAATGGCACAGCGGGTGCGCTGCGGACAGCGGCGGTGGTAACGGATCCTTCATCAGGACGCACGCTGACGGTGAAGACGACGGAGCCAGGTGTGCAGTTCTATACCGGCAACTTTATCAAGGACGGCGAGATCACCGGCACCGGTGGCAAGAAGTATGTACGCCGCGGTGGATTCTGCCTGGAGACGCAGCACTATCCGGATTCACCGAATCATCCGGCGTTTCCAAGCACGCTGTTGCGACCGGGGCAGACGTATCACACGACCACGATCTTCAGCTTTACGAAGTAA
- the ligD gene encoding DNA ligase D, which produces MATKKTVKKATSKKQVKPTAGDAVDEQLARYRSMRDFSVTEEPSGKRKPASAASLPFVIQKHAATRLHYDFRLGWNGVLKSWAVAKGPSYVVADKRLAVQVEDHPMEYGGFEGIIPRGQYGGGTVMVWDQGTWEPHVDVEEGLRKGSLKFALNGTKMHGNWTLVRMGGKAAQEGKPNWLLIKEHDDYERTPNDPAITEEMPNSAVTGRSLEQIAEAGTHIWNSKETATEGQAWYRQRAHDADAASRAASVKKTGPFNNSLLAKLPKEKLPDFIKPQLAQEATAPPSGNEWLHEIKLDGYRMQARKQGARVQLFTRSGLDWTHRMKSIAEAIKTLPVQDAILDGEVVVLDEKGLSSFAHLQASFEKNEKHPLTFFLFDLLHLNGHNTRELPLKERKRLLHTILSGDNDGLRLSEDIAGDGAKIFRSACELHAEGIISKKADAAYHPGRNALWLKSKCVLEQEFVIGGWVDLSNGSRGVGSLLLGYYDDAGKLIYAGRTGTGFTQKTHKLIRDKLDAIETKSNPFVAIDAAGRKDAHWVKPQLVAQVRFATWTADNLVRQAAFLGLREDKPAKEVRREIGPPSAKHKSAAPTETKKDVQTLLEPAEDTKEKAKSAKVIPIDSKRAKRTSHTTDSAPNLRLTHPDKVVDPESGVTKRELMDYLWAVSEEMLPHIANRPLSLVRCPEGSAHQCFYQKHVNHMLPAGVGSVMVADKKGGAPEPYITLDTAEALAGLAQMSVLEIHPWGSRNDDLEHPDRIIIDLDPDESLSWSTVCEAALEVREVLKSAGVESFVKTTGGKGLHVLFPIAPKHDFAFMKAWTHGLVQAMEQAHPELYLTKMTKAARTGKIYLDYLRNERGATAVAPYSMRARAGLPVSMPLEWKELTGNTRPRYTVHDFGEWKPRLKKNPWRKLLEVKQTLNAAALEHFAPKAKRS; this is translated from the coding sequence ATGGCGACGAAGAAGACAGTAAAGAAAGCCACTTCAAAGAAACAGGTAAAGCCAACCGCAGGCGATGCCGTGGATGAGCAGCTTGCGCGCTATCGCTCTATGCGCGACTTCTCAGTAACTGAGGAACCAAGCGGCAAACGGAAACCGGCCTCCGCAGCATCGTTGCCCTTCGTCATTCAGAAGCACGCAGCCACGCGCCTGCACTACGACTTTCGCCTCGGCTGGAATGGCGTTCTAAAAAGCTGGGCCGTCGCCAAAGGTCCAAGCTACGTTGTCGCAGATAAGCGCCTCGCGGTGCAGGTGGAAGATCATCCCATGGAATACGGGGGTTTTGAAGGCATTATTCCGCGCGGCCAATACGGCGGCGGCACCGTGATGGTGTGGGATCAGGGCACATGGGAGCCGCATGTCGACGTGGAAGAAGGCCTGCGTAAAGGTTCGCTGAAGTTTGCTCTCAACGGCACCAAGATGCACGGCAACTGGACGCTCGTTCGCATGGGCGGCAAAGCTGCGCAGGAAGGCAAGCCCAACTGGCTGCTCATCAAAGAACACGATGACTACGAACGTACACCGAATGATCCTGCCATCACCGAAGAGATGCCGAACTCCGCTGTAACGGGTCGTTCTCTTGAACAAATCGCTGAGGCCGGCACCCACATCTGGAACTCAAAAGAAACCGCAACCGAGGGACAGGCGTGGTATCGCCAACGTGCGCATGACGCAGATGCAGCGTCACGCGCAGCCTCGGTAAAGAAAACCGGGCCATTCAATAACAGTTTGTTAGCAAAACTACCCAAAGAAAAACTCCCTGACTTTATCAAACCGCAACTAGCGCAAGAAGCCACTGCCCCGCCATCGGGAAATGAATGGTTGCATGAGATCAAGCTCGACGGGTATCGCATGCAGGCGCGCAAACAAGGCGCACGAGTACAACTCTTCACCCGCAGCGGTCTCGATTGGACACACCGCATGAAGTCGATCGCAGAAGCGATCAAGACGCTTCCCGTACAGGACGCCATCCTCGACGGTGAGGTCGTCGTCCTCGACGAAAAGGGCCTTTCCAGCTTCGCGCATCTTCAAGCCTCCTTTGAAAAGAACGAGAAACACCCTCTCACCTTTTTCCTCTTTGACCTGCTCCATCTCAACGGCCACAACACGCGCGAACTTCCGCTGAAAGAGCGCAAGCGCCTGTTACATACCATTCTTTCTGGTGACAACGACGGCCTGCGGCTAAGCGAAGACATTGCGGGCGACGGCGCAAAGATTTTCCGCTCCGCCTGTGAACTGCATGCGGAAGGCATCATCTCGAAAAAGGCGGACGCCGCCTATCATCCCGGCCGCAATGCTCTCTGGCTTAAATCAAAATGTGTTCTGGAACAGGAATTTGTTATCGGCGGTTGGGTCGACTTATCCAACGGCAGCCGCGGTGTTGGCTCACTCCTGCTCGGTTATTACGACGATGCAGGCAAACTCATTTACGCAGGTCGTACCGGAACCGGCTTCACGCAGAAGACACACAAACTCATTCGCGACAAACTTGACGCCATCGAAACAAAGTCTAATCCGTTCGTCGCCATCGACGCTGCAGGTCGCAAAGATGCGCACTGGGTTAAGCCGCAACTCGTTGCGCAGGTACGCTTCGCCACATGGACCGCGGATAACCTCGTGCGCCAGGCAGCATTCCTGGGCCTTCGCGAAGACAAGCCCGCAAAAGAAGTCCGCCGCGAAATCGGTCCTCCCTCTGCGAAACACAAATCCGCCGCTCCCACGGAGACGAAGAAAGACGTTCAGACACTGCTTGAACCCGCCGAAGATACAAAAGAAAAAGCAAAGTCAGCAAAGGTCATCCCCATCGATTCCAAACGAGCTAAGCGCACATCACATACGACAGACAGCGCACCAAACCTACGTTTAACGCACCCGGACAAAGTCGTCGATCCTGAAAGCGGCGTCACCAAACGAGAACTCATGGACTATCTGTGGGCCGTCTCGGAAGAGATGCTTCCGCATATTGCAAACCGGCCATTAAGTCTCGTTCGCTGTCCCGAAGGTTCTGCGCACCAGTGCTTCTATCAGAAGCACGTCAACCACATGCTGCCCGCAGGCGTCGGCAGTGTCATGGTGGCCGACAAGAAGGGTGGCGCACCCGAACCCTACATCACTCTGGACACCGCCGAAGCTCTCGCAGGCCTTGCGCAGATGAGCGTACTGGAAATCCATCCATGGGGCTCACGCAACGACGACCTCGAACACCCTGATCGCATCATCATCGACCTCGATCCCGACGAATCGCTTTCCTGGTCCACCGTCTGCGAAGCCGCACTCGAAGTACGTGAGGTGCTGAAAAGCGCGGGTGTGGAGAGCTTCGTAAAAACCACCGGCGGCAAAGGCCTGCATGTTCTCTTTCCCATCGCGCCGAAGCATGACTTTGCCTTCATGAAGGCGTGGACACACGGCTTGGTGCAAGCCATGGAACAAGCGCACCCCGAACTCTACCTGACCAAGATGACCAAGGCTGCTCGCACCGGCAAAATTTATCTCGACTACCTGCGCAATGAACGCGGTGCCACCGCCGTCGCTCCGTACAGCATGCGCGCACGCGCGGGGCTTCCCGTAAGCATGCCGCTGGAGTGGAAAGAGCTTACCGGCAACACGCGCCCACGCTATACAGTGCATGATTTCGGGGAGTGGAAGCCGCGCCTGAAGAAGAACCCGTGGCGCAAACTGCTTGAGGTCAAGCAAACCCTAAACGCCGCCGCGCTGGAGCACTTCGCACCCAAAGCGAAGCGCTCCTAG
- a CDS encoding Ku protein, whose protein sequence is MARPYWSGTIQISLVQFAVKFFVATEAKSQIRFHQVSRSTGERVRHQKVLESTMENGGEDMSEQSATVGKDDIVKGYEYAKGKYILIEPSEINNLRVPSKHTIAVEQFVDESEIDPAFFEKPYFVAPDGDAQAEAFAVVREAMQKAGKVALGKIAFGGREHIVALMASKDDEGRGLMAYTMRYGEELRNPKEYFSDIPKVSVDEDQLELAEQLIKKKTAKFDPKKYKDGYEVALKELVDAKLHDEPVPVDEPQPKRAKVINLMDALRSSLSGKSTEEGEDTPPPGKKTAKKEPIKKRSNVAEMPKREQAAEPHRKKASASAKPAKTARRKSA, encoded by the coding sequence ATGGCGCGTCCTTACTGGTCAGGAACCATACAGATTTCGCTGGTGCAGTTTGCGGTAAAGTTCTTCGTCGCCACTGAAGCCAAAAGCCAGATCCGCTTTCACCAGGTAAGCCGCTCCACCGGTGAGCGCGTGCGCCATCAAAAGGTGCTGGAATCCACCATGGAAAACGGCGGCGAGGACATGTCTGAACAGTCCGCCACGGTGGGTAAGGACGACATCGTCAAAGGCTACGAATACGCCAAGGGCAAATACATCCTCATTGAGCCCAGCGAAATCAATAATCTCCGCGTGCCCTCCAAGCACACCATCGCCGTGGAGCAGTTCGTGGACGAGAGCGAAATTGATCCCGCCTTCTTTGAAAAGCCGTACTTCGTTGCACCCGACGGCGATGCACAGGCAGAGGCCTTCGCAGTTGTCCGCGAAGCCATGCAGAAGGCAGGCAAAGTCGCCCTTGGCAAGATCGCATTCGGCGGCCGCGAACACATCGTCGCGCTCATGGCCAGCAAGGATGATGAAGGACGCGGCCTGATGGCATACACCATGCGCTACGGCGAAGAACTGCGTAATCCGAAAGAATACTTCTCAGACATCCCAAAGGTTTCGGTAGACGAAGATCAGCTCGAACTGGCAGAACAGTTGATCAAGAAGAAAACGGCGAAGTTCGATCCGAAGAAGTACAAGGACGGCTACGAAGTTGCATTGAAAGAACTCGTAGACGCTAAGCTGCATGACGAGCCTGTGCCCGTGGACGAACCGCAACCCAAGCGCGCGAAGGTCATTAACCTGATGGACGCACTGCGCAGTTCTCTATCGGGGAAATCAACCGAAGAAGGCGAAGACACGCCGCCCCCGGGCAAGAAGACCGCGAAGAAGGAGCCCATTAAAAAACGCTCCAACGTTGCGGAGATGCCCAAGCGCGAACAGGCAGCCGAACCGCATCGCAAGAAGGCTTCTGCAAGCGCAAAACCGGCGAAGACAGCGCGGCGCAAGTCGGCTTAA
- a CDS encoding 2-keto-4-pentenoate hydratase encodes MAISAAREAVLRQAADHLLTARRTATPIPSLPEAIVPTTEEESFAIQDFLAVAFAPIGGWKVGAQSPEGVPFFCPLPAAWMGANGAVFRGMTHRLRGIEAEIAFRVGTALPPRSTPYTREEVIAAMDGAYPAIEVLESSYIDPLVQPREHMLADLAIHGGFAAGPRIPHWQEIDWSQEHVVVTTDGVVRIENTGSNPGGTDLVRLLVYLANEGAARTGGLKAGDWITTGSWTGVTWTSEGTEVVARFNHAGAVSLQFERIAQ; translated from the coding sequence ATGGCAATATCGGCAGCGCGTGAGGCAGTGTTACGACAGGCAGCAGATCATCTTCTGACAGCGCGACGCACAGCCACCCCCATCCCCTCCCTTCCAGAGGCAATCGTACCCACCACCGAGGAAGAATCCTTTGCCATCCAGGATTTTCTGGCCGTGGCCTTCGCGCCCATCGGCGGCTGGAAGGTCGGTGCCCAATCGCCAGAAGGGGTTCCATTCTTTTGCCCATTACCCGCAGCATGGATGGGCGCTAACGGCGCAGTCTTTCGCGGCATGACGCATCGCTTACGCGGCATTGAAGCGGAAATTGCCTTCCGCGTCGGCACCGCGCTTCCGCCGCGTTCCACCCCCTACACGCGCGAGGAAGTCATCGCCGCCATGGACGGCGCGTATCCCGCCATTGAGGTGCTGGAATCCTCCTACATTGACCCGCTCGTCCAGCCCCGCGAACATATGTTGGCAGACCTGGCCATCCACGGCGGATTCGCCGCCGGTCCCCGCATTCCCCATTGGCAGGAGATCGACTGGTCGCAGGAGCATGTCGTCGTCACAACAGATGGAGTAGTACGCATTGAAAACACCGGCTCCAATCCCGGCGGCACGGACTTGGTCCGCCTGCTGGTCTATCTGGCCAACGAAGGCGCAGCGCGCACCGGCGGCCTCAAAGCAGGCGATTGGATCACTACTGGCAGTTGGACTGGCGTGACCTGGACCTCCGAAGGCACGGAAGTGGTCGCCCGCTTCAACCATGCAGGTGCCGTAAGCCTGCAGTTCGAACGCATCGCACAGTAG
- the msrP gene encoding protein-methionine-sulfoxide reductase catalytic subunit MsrP, translating into MLIGKAPEFKSSDITPREKFLNRRNLIFGGLAAAGVAYEWRKKMPPLYTPSVEASSKLITVPGKFPPVSDAITPAGKATSYNNFYEFGTDKGDPKANAGKLRVRPWTIKIEGLCNNPKTVDVDALLKFKPLEDRTYRFRCVEAWSMIIPWVGYPLAELIKFADPKPQAKFVEFTSLADRSQMELPGGFDWPYKEGLRMDEAMHPLALLTFGSYGQTLENQQGAPVRVIVPWKYGFKSAKSIVKIRFTDKQPTTTWNDMASSEYGFYSNVNPNHSHPRWSQAHERRIDSSVFPKTIATLPFNGYANEVASLYNGMDLNKNF; encoded by the coding sequence ATGCTGATTGGCAAAGCACCGGAGTTCAAGTCGTCTGACATTACGCCGCGCGAGAAATTTCTCAATCGCCGCAACCTCATCTTTGGTGGATTGGCAGCGGCGGGTGTTGCATACGAGTGGCGTAAGAAGATGCCGCCGCTGTATACGCCGTCGGTGGAAGCGTCGAGCAAGCTGATTACTGTGCCCGGTAAATTCCCTCCGGTAAGCGATGCGATTACGCCCGCAGGTAAGGCGACTAGCTACAATAACTTTTACGAATTTGGTACGGACAAGGGCGACCCGAAGGCGAATGCGGGCAAGCTGCGTGTGCGACCGTGGACGATCAAGATCGAAGGCTTGTGCAACAACCCGAAGACTGTCGACGTGGATGCTCTGCTGAAGTTCAAGCCGTTGGAAGACCGCACGTATCGCTTTCGCTGCGTGGAGGCATGGAGCATGATCATTCCGTGGGTGGGTTATCCGCTGGCGGAGCTGATCAAATTTGCTGACCCCAAACCGCAGGCGAAGTTTGTAGAGTTCACCTCGCTGGCGGACCGTTCGCAGATGGAATTGCCCGGCGGTTTCGACTGGCCGTACAAGGAAGGTTTGCGGATGGACGAAGCAATGCATCCGTTGGCGCTGCTCACCTTTGGATCCTATGGACAAACGCTGGAGAACCAGCAGGGCGCGCCGGTGCGCGTGATTGTGCCGTGGAAGTATGGCTTCAAGTCTGCGAAGTCGATTGTGAAGATTCGCTTTACCGACAAGCAGCCGACGACAACATGGAATGACATGGCTTCCAGCGAGTATGGGTTTTATTCGAATGTGAATCCGAACCATAGCCATCCGCGCTGGAGCCAGGCGCATGAGCGGCGCATTGATTCCAGCGTTTTTCCGAAGACGATTGCGACGCTGCCGTTCAATGGTTACGCCAATGAAGTGGCCAGTTTGTACAACGGCATGGATCTGAATAAGAACTTTTAA
- a CDS encoding sulfite oxidase heme-binding subunit YedZ — translation MSNRTIRILKVVVFLLALVPVGGIIWQFQTNNLGADPVNTLTHETGDWTVYMLLASLAVTPLRRLSPKLAWLIRFRRMLGLWAFFWASLHLLTYVLLFSGFDLPGAFTALRMGDLHTVVADWKTVWPTMVEDIQKRRFIQVGMLAYVILLALAVTSPQWVLRKMGGKSWQTLHRTVYGAAVLGIIHYWWLVKKGNHAPMKDTVVLAVVLLARPATKWLQEWMAARRKLTAV, via the coding sequence ATGTCGAATCGCACGATCCGTATTTTGAAGGTTGTTGTGTTCCTGTTGGCGTTGGTGCCGGTGGGAGGGATCATCTGGCAGTTCCAGACAAACAACCTGGGCGCCGATCCAGTGAACACTCTCACGCATGAGACGGGCGATTGGACCGTGTACATGCTGTTGGCTTCGCTGGCAGTGACGCCGTTGCGAAGGCTTTCGCCAAAGCTGGCGTGGTTGATTCGCTTTCGCCGGATGCTGGGGCTGTGGGCGTTCTTCTGGGCCTCGCTGCACCTGTTGACGTATGTGCTGCTGTTCTCAGGTTTTGATTTGCCGGGTGCATTTACGGCGCTGCGAATGGGCGACCTGCACACCGTTGTCGCGGATTGGAAGACCGTGTGGCCGACCATGGTGGAGGACATTCAGAAACGCCGGTTTATCCAGGTGGGCATGCTGGCCTATGTGATTTTGCTGGCGCTTGCAGTGACGTCGCCGCAGTGGGTGCTGCGGAAAATGGGCGGGAAGTCGTGGCAGACGCTGCATCGTACCGTGTACGGCGCTGCGGTGCTCGGCATCATTCACTACTGGTGGCTGGTGAAGAAGGGCAATCATGCACCGATGAAAGACACGGTTGTGCTTGCTGTGGTGTTGCTGGCGCGGCCTGCCACGAAGTGGCTGCAGGAATGGATGGCTGCCCGACGGAAGCTCACTGCAGTTTGA
- a CDS encoding PIG-L deacetylase family protein, which translates to MPKRLMCVIAHPDDECFAFGGALALAADAGWETYVICLTDGQAATNRGVSHDGSDLGRMRREEFARSCAVLGVTKHELLDYQDGKLETVPLMDAAKRLVERMRIWKPNVVLTFGLDGSLNVHADHTAVCAFTSAAFHWSARSKRFPGLGLEPWVAQRLYHQSTDFTLPDREPQQPAPWTVELDVSAVKQRKYEAFEQHTSQLPVLEKVRPFWEKHGHREFYTLAAANDPQAATITHSLIEGTE; encoded by the coding sequence ATGCCAAAGCGCCTGATGTGCGTCATTGCACACCCGGACGACGAATGCTTCGCCTTTGGAGGAGCACTCGCGCTCGCCGCAGACGCAGGCTGGGAGACATACGTCATCTGCCTCACCGATGGTCAGGCAGCCACGAATCGCGGTGTCTCGCACGACGGCTCAGACCTCGGCCGGATGCGCCGCGAAGAATTCGCACGAAGCTGCGCTGTTCTCGGCGTCACAAAGCACGAACTGCTGGATTACCAGGATGGCAAACTCGAGACCGTTCCTCTCATGGATGCAGCGAAGCGTCTCGTCGAACGCATGCGCATATGGAAGCCAAACGTCGTACTCACCTTCGGCCTCGACGGCTCATTGAACGTGCATGCAGACCACACCGCCGTTTGCGCCTTCACCTCTGCGGCGTTCCACTGGTCGGCGCGTTCCAAGCGCTTTCCGGGACTCGGCCTGGAACCGTGGGTCGCACAGCGCCTCTATCACCAGAGCACGGACTTCACCCTGCCCGACCGCGAACCGCAGCAACCTGCGCCCTGGACAGTGGAGCTCGATGTCTCCGCCGTGAAGCAGCGGAAATACGAAGCCTTTGAGCAGCACACCTCGCAGCTTCCAGTGCTGGAAAAGGTGCGTCCCTTCTGGGAGAAACACGGCCATCGCGAGTTCTACACCCTGGCCGCCGCAAACGATCCCCAGGCCGCCACCATCACGCACAGCCTGATCGAAGGCACTGAGTAA
- a CDS encoding ribonuclease HII, translating to MERTDPLFRRKRPFIPEGQTKEQMLRTLVCSDAPEQALRYHGFVCIAGVDEVGRGALFGPVVAGAVILPERTTRLQKLGLRDSKQLTREEREKLRKEIVKCAIAHAVAEVDAETIDRINIYQASRLAMRLAVDALGCTPDHLLIDAMRIDHPSAQTKLIYGDSLSISIAAASVLAKVHRDAMMREMHLDHPQYGLDSHKGYATPEHRRALDEHGPTKWHRRSFAPVAKFFGDDALESAVATTGLLFDDAEFAEEIEPCQSA from the coding sequence ATGGAACGGACAGACCCTCTTTTTCGCCGTAAACGACCCTTCATCCCCGAAGGCCAGACCAAGGAGCAGATGCTGCGCACACTGGTCTGTTCGGACGCGCCGGAACAGGCGCTCCGCTACCACGGCTTTGTCTGCATCGCGGGCGTGGATGAAGTTGGCCGCGGCGCTCTCTTCGGCCCCGTCGTCGCCGGTGCGGTTATTCTTCCGGAGCGCACGACTCGTCTGCAGAAACTCGGCCTGCGCGACTCGAAACAGCTCACACGTGAAGAACGCGAGAAGCTGCGCAAGGAGATCGTGAAATGCGCCATCGCCCACGCGGTCGCGGAGGTCGATGCCGAAACCATTGACCGTATCAACATCTACCAGGCTTCACGCCTTGCGATGCGACTCGCCGTGGACGCACTCGGATGCACGCCGGACCACCTGCTCATCGACGCCATGCGCATCGACCATCCCAGTGCACAGACCAAGCTCATTTACGGCGATTCCCTGTCGATTTCCATCGCCGCCGCCAGCGTCCTCGCCAAGGTGCATCGCGACGCGATGATGCGCGAGATGCACCTTGACCATCCGCAATACGGTCTGGATTCACACAAGGGATACGCCACACCGGAACACCGTCGAGCACTCGACGAACATGGCCCCACAAAGTGGCATCGCCGCTCCTTCGCGCCCGTCGCAAAGTTCTTCGGCGACGATGCGCTGGAAAGCGCCGTTGCCACCACTGGCCTGCTCTTTGATGACGCCGAATTTGCAGAGGAGATCGAGCCATGCCAAAGCGCCTGA